GGATACCCGGCATGAGCTTCTCGAACTGCGTCTCCGGAAGAAGACCGGACAGCTGGAAAAATCACATTTACTGAAGGAACTCCGCCGCGACGTGGCTCGCTTGGAAACCTTCGCCACCAGCAAGAAAAAAGAAGCTGTTGCATCCGCTTAAGGGATGAAACCCATCAATTACAGGAATTCTAGCAATGTCAGATCGTAAACAACGAAAAAACATCACAGGTACCGTGACAAGCCGCTCCGGCGACAAGTCGATCAAGGTGACCTACGATTACAAGATTCGTCACCCTCTTTATAACAAGGAGATCAAGCAGAAGACGGTTGTGCATGCACACGACGAGCAAAACGAGTGTGCTGTCGGGGACCGGATTTCCATCATGGAAACCCGCCCGCTGAGCAAGCTCAAGCGCTTCCGTGTGGTCAAAGTGCTGCACAAGGCACCGGTGATCGATTGAACGGGTAATACGGGTTTATTTTAAAGACAGGAGAGAACTCTCATGATACAAATGCTTTCAGCGGTCAAGGTGGCCGACAATACAGGAGCCAAGACAGCGAAAATGATTCGCCGTCTGGGTCAGCTCAAGAAGACGGCCGGAGTGGGCGACGAGATTGTCGTACACATTCGGGAATCATCACCGGACGCCACGGTCAAGAAGGGAACGGTCTGCAGGGCGGTCATCGTCAGGACTCGTGCTCCCATCCGTCGCAAGGATGGTAGCTATCTTCGTTTTGACAGTAACGCCGTTGTTTTGATTACCCCGGAAGGGCAACCACGCGGCAGTCGCGTCTATGGACCGATTGCCCGCGAGCTACGGCAAAAGAAGTACATGAAGATTATCAGTCTCGCACCAGAGGTTCTATAATGAAGACATTTATCAAAGCAGGAGAAGAAGTTGTTGTCATCGCGGGCAACGGTCGCGGTACGCGCGGGAAGGTGATGCAGGTTTATCCCAAGGCGGGACGTGTCCTCGTGGAAGGTGTGAACAAGCGCAAGCATCACGAGCGCAAAACCCAGGAAAACCCTGAGGGAGCAATCACAGAGCGGGAAAATCCGATTCACATTTCCAACGTGATGCCAGCGTCGCGTTATTCAGAAAAAGTCGAGGGCAAGAATAAATAATTTAACAGCCCTGGAGGTCTTTGCACGGCGGATTAGTCCGTAGTGAGGAAACCGCAGGGCACACGAAAAATGGAAAAAGCATACTTACAGCAGTATTACACCGATAAGGTGGTACCCGATCTGATGAAGAGTCGGGGATACACGAATGTTCACCAGGTTCCACAGATCGAGAAGATTGTCATCAATTCAGGTTTCTCCGCGACTGCGGAAAAAGGCCAGATTGAGGAGATCGTTCGGGACATCACTACGATCAGTGGGCAAAAAGTTGTCGTTACAAAGGCCAGGAAGAGTGTCAGTAACTTCAAGTTGCGCGAAGGCATGCCTGTTGGCGTGATGGTGACACTCCGTGGCCGCCAGATGTACGAGTTTCTTTACCGCCTGCTTGCGGTGGCGCTACCGGGTATCCGTGACTTCCGAGGGGTGAGGGATCGCCTGGATGGAAACGGCAACTACACCCTTGGTATCACCGACCACTCCATCTTTCCAGAGATCCACGGGGATGGTTCCAAGTACACCATTGGCATGGATATTTGCATCACCACAACCGCTGGTTCGGATGAAGAGGGTCGTGAGCTGCTCAGCATGCTCGGAATGCCCTTCCGCAAGCGCTCAACCGCCGCCACCGCTAACGCTTAATTTTGAGGATACGATAATGGCTAAAAAAGCAATGATTGAACGAAACAAGAAGCGCGAACGCATGGTTGCCCAATACGCTGCCAAGCGCGCTGAGTTGAAGCGGATCCTTTCTGATCCGGGTACCTCCGATGATGAATTTTATGTAGCTCAGAGGAAACTAACAAAACTTCCGAAGAACTCCAATCCGATCCGCCTGCGGAACCGCTGCAGCGTAACTGGACGCCCCCGCGCGTATTTGAGAAAGTATGGTGTGAGCCGGATTACTTTCCGTGAACTGGCAACCCAAGGAAAGATCCCCGGTGTGACTAAGTCATCCTGGTAGACACGTTCCATCCATATTAGAAAAAGGAGAGTCAAATGTCTGATCCTATTAGTAATTTTTTAACTGTCATCCGTAACGCTTACAGGGCCAACAAGGAAACTTGTGATACCCGTTACTCGAAGATCCACCTCAGTATCGCTGAAATCCTCAAGGAAGAGGGTTATCTTCGGAATGTCGAAAAGATCGATGAGGACGGAAAGCAGTATATCCGCCTGTCCTTGAAGTACGTCGATGAGACCCCGGCAGTCACGGGCATCAAGCGCGTGAGTACCCCGGGCCGTCGTTTATATTTCCAGTCACGAGATATTCCGCGGACCTTGGGCGGACTCGGCGTTGGTATCCTGACGACTTCGCGCGGAATCCTAAAGGACCGTGATGCCCGACGCCAGAACGTCGGCGGAGAAATGATTTGTGCAATTTGGTAGAAGAAAGAACGAACAATGAGCCGTATAGGAAAATTACCGGTAACGATTCCCGAGAAGGTCGAAGTTAAGATCGAAAACGGGTCGACCATTCAGGTCAAGGGCCCCAAGGGATCGCTGACCAAGTCTTTCAACCCCAAAGTTATTTCCATCAAGGAAAGCGATGGCTCCATTGTAGTTGAGCCTGTCAGCAAGTCCCGCGAGGCGCGAGCCATGTATGGGACCGCCCGCAGCTTGATCAACGGAATGGTTGAGGGTGTTACAAAAGGGTTCGAGAAGAATCTGACGATCAGTGGCGTTGGCTTTAAAGCGAATGTCGAAGGCAACAAGCTCGACTTGGCGCTTGGCTACTCGCACCCGATCAAGCACCCGATTCCAGAGGGCTTGACGGTGACAGTGCAGGACCAGACCAAGGTCAAGGTTGTTGGCTACGACAAGCAGGTCGTAGGCGAATTTGCCGCACGGGTGAAAAAATTCTTCCCGGCAGAACCTTACAAGGGCAAAGGTGTTTCTATCGATGGTGAGTATGTTCGCCGCAAGGAAGGCAAGAAGGCGGGCTAATCCTGATATAATGCGAGGAAGGGCCTTCCTCTTCCGCAAGTATCCAAAAATCAGTACGAAAAATGAAAACAGTGAAACAAAAGATAATGTTGCGTCAGAAGCGAGTCTGGCGCATCCGAAAAAAGGTTTCCGGAACCGCCGAACGGCCGCGGCTCTGCGTCTCTTTTACCAACAAGCATATCTACGCGCAGGCAATTGATGACGAGGCAGGCAAGAGCCTTGTCACAATCTCTTCCCTGGGGAAGGACCTGAAAGGCGAGAAACTCAGTGCCAATCGCGAGAGTGCAGTACGAATCGGCAAGGCATTCGCTGAAAAGGCGAAGGCGGCCGGTGTGAGCCAGGTTGTCTTTGACCGTCATGGCCGTCCGTACCACGGTCGCGTCAAGGAATTTGCGGAAGCCGTGCGCGAAGGCGGAATTCAATTTTAAGGATAGGAATTTTACATGAGCGAAGAAGAAAACAAAGCTACTCCTGAGCAGGAAGCCCCACAGATTTCGGTTCCTTCAATTGAAGAGAGCAGTCCCGAGGACATTGTTGCCTCTAAACCCGGATCAAAAGAGCGCCAGAGCGCTGTCATCGGCAAGGTGGATCGTCCAACGCCTCCACCTTCCAACCGTCGGGGCGGACATCGCCGCGGTGGTAACCGGTCACGGTTTGGTGCACAGAAGCGCGAGGAAGAAGATAGTGGCCTCTTTGAAAAGGTGGTTCACATCAACCGTTGTGCAAAGGTTGTCGCTGGCGGACGTCGCTTCAGCTTTTCAGCACTCGTGGTTGTCGGTGACAAGGAAGGCAACGTCGGAGTTGGTTACGGCAAGGCGAAGGAAGTGCCTGAATGTATTCGCAAGGGAACAGAACAGGCCAAGAAAAACATGGCTCCTGTTGCCGTGAAGAATAACACAATTCCACACGAAGTACTCGGAGAGCACGACGGAGGCCGCATCATGTTGCGTCCAGCTGTTCCAGGAACGGGTGTTATCGCCGGTGGTGGTGTGCGGGCAGTCCTTGAGGCTGCCGGTATCAAGGACGTTCTTAGCAAGAGCCTCCGGTCCAACAATCCCGGGGCAATGGTTTTTGCGACATTGGATGCCTTGAACCAGCTACGTACACGTGAGATGATCCAAGCCATTCGCAAGGCCTGAGGATATTAACTTCGAAGACTTCTCAAGCATTAGGAATAAAACCCATGAGATTACATAATTTGATTAAGAGTGGAGGCCGCAAGGATCGCAAACGCGTTGGGCGCGGTGAAGGATCCGGCCGTGGTAAAACTTCTGGACGGGGTCATAAAGGGCAGCGCTCACGAAGCGGTTCCAGCCTGCGTCCGGGTTTTGAATCCGGTCACGTGCCTCTTTACCGCAAACTTCCAAAGCGCGGTTTCAGCAATTTCAAGTTCCGCACGGAATATTCGATCATCAATGTTGGTGATTTGGATCGTCTGGAAGCTGGAAGTATTGACCGTGATGTTTTGGTCCGCTTTGGGCTTGCACGATCCAGTTCCAAGCTGATCAAGATCCTCGGCGAAGGCGAAGTGACAAAAGCGTTCACTGTGCAGGCGGATAAATTTTCTGCCAGCGCCAAGGAGAAGATTGAAAAGGCGGGTGGCACTGTTGTTGTAAATGAACCTGCAGCAGCAGATTCTTCTGAAGCACCTGCTGAATAAGGAATTGTAGAGGTCAGCTCTTTCTACATCTCCGAACAATCCCCGGACCTTTGATCTACCATGATTTCCGCCTTCGTAAATTGCTTTAAGATTCCCGAACTGAGGGACAAGATTTTGTTCACCCTCCTGTTGCTTTTTATTGCACGGGTGGGCGCCAACATTCCCTTGCCCGGTATTGATCCCACGCCACTACAGGATTTCTTTGAAGCACAGAGTCGTTCCGGAGGTGGGAGCCTGCTGGGACTCTACAACATGTTCACAGGTGGAGCGCTTCTTCGTGGGGCAATTTTTGCCTTGGGGATCATGCCGTATATCAGTGCCTCCATCGTATTCCAGTTGCTTACAGCCGTGATCCCGACCCTGGCGAGACTGCAGCAGGAAGGCGAAGTCGGGCGCCAGAAGATCACCCAGTACACGCGGTACGCCACACTGGTTATTTGTCTTGTCCAGTCGGTCCTCTTGATTTTGACCCTTCAGAATCCCCAGCGGATTTTCCCTGACTACGATGTCAGCCGATACGGTGAAATCATTCTCCTTGGGCACGGATGGTTCATGATCACCTCTGTCATTTTCCTGACAAGCGGCACGATGTTGCTGATGTGGATCGGGGAGCAGATCACCAGCCGCGGAATCGGCAATGGTATTTCCATCCTGATCACGGTTGGTATCCTCGCTGATATTCCTGCCGCCTTTGCGCTCACTTACCAACTCTTTACCGCCCCTGTCGGTGAGACCGCCCAGCTCGGATTGGGCGAGGGGATTCTCATGCTGTTGTTCCTCTTCCTGATCATCGCGGGTGTCATCATGGTGACCCAGGCTACCCGGAAGATTCCGGTGCAGTATGCCAAGCGCGTTGTCGGGCGAAAGGTTTTCGGCGGACAAAGCAGCTATCTTCCGCTCAAGGTGAATTACTCGGGTGTGATGCCGATCATTTTTGCATCCGCGATCATGATGTTCTTCACGACGGTCCTTTCCCAGTTGGGTGCCGCACTCGGAGCTAACTGGCTGCGCGATTCCGGATTCTTTTTCCAGCACGGCCAGTTGAGCTACTACATCATTTTCGGCATTCTCATCTTCGGGTTCAGTTATTTCTGGGTATCGGTGATGTTCAAGCCCGTTCAGATTGCTGATGATCTCAAGAAGTACGGGGGCTACGTTCCCGGGGTTCGCCCAGGGGAACCGACCGCTCGCTACCTTGACTTCACAATGACCCGCCTGACCCTCGCCGGGGCCGCTTTCCTGACCCTTATTGCGATCATTCCTGATGGAATTCTTTTCACAACGGGTGTTCCCTATCAAGCCGCTCAGTTCTTTGGTGGTACGGGTCTCCTGATTATTGTCGGGGTGTTGCTTGATTTTCTCCGTCAGATTGAAACCTACCTGCTCCAGCGCCATTATGACGGCTTCTTGAAAAAGGGGCGGATCAAGGGCCGCAGTCAGGGACGGACCCGTCAACTGGTCGACACCACTGGCCTGCAAGAGGGAAAAACCCTCTGGCGTTGGCTAATTATTCTTTTCGCGGTTGGTCTCATCGCATGGGGCTTAAACCTTTATTTGTTCTAGCGGCTGATTAAAATGTCGGTCGATTGTTCTTTCACACAGCTTACATCGCCTCCCGGGGTTTCTCCGGGACTAATCAAGACAGTGGAGTCTTCGGAAGTCTTATGATTCCGATTAAATCCGAATCCGATATCAGGTCCATGAGGTCCGCCTGCCGCATCGCGGCTACGGTCTTG
This region of Oceanipulchritudo coccoides genomic DNA includes:
- the rplO gene encoding 50S ribosomal protein L15; the encoded protein is MRLHNLIKSGGRKDRKRVGRGEGSGRGKTSGRGHKGQRSRSGSSLRPGFESGHVPLYRKLPKRGFSNFKFRTEYSIINVGDLDRLEAGSIDRDVLVRFGLARSSSKLIKILGEGEVTKAFTVQADKFSASAKEKIEKAGGTVVVNEPAAADSSEAPAE
- the secY gene encoding preprotein translocase subunit SecY — protein: MISAFVNCFKIPELRDKILFTLLLLFIARVGANIPLPGIDPTPLQDFFEAQSRSGGGSLLGLYNMFTGGALLRGAIFALGIMPYISASIVFQLLTAVIPTLARLQQEGEVGRQKITQYTRYATLVICLVQSVLLILTLQNPQRIFPDYDVSRYGEIILLGHGWFMITSVIFLTSGTMLLMWIGEQITSRGIGNGISILITVGILADIPAAFALTYQLFTAPVGETAQLGLGEGILMLLFLFLIIAGVIMVTQATRKIPVQYAKRVVGRKVFGGQSSYLPLKVNYSGVMPIIFASAIMMFFTTVLSQLGAALGANWLRDSGFFFQHGQLSYYIIFGILIFGFSYFWVSVMFKPVQIADDLKKYGGYVPGVRPGEPTARYLDFTMTRLTLAGAAFLTLIAIIPDGILFTTGVPYQAAQFFGGTGLLIIVGVLLDFLRQIETYLLQRHYDGFLKKGRIKGRSQGRTRQLVDTTGLQEGKTLWRWLIILFAVGLIAWGLNLYLF
- the rpsQ gene encoding 30S ribosomal protein S17; the protein is MSDRKQRKNITGTVTSRSGDKSIKVTYDYKIRHPLYNKEIKQKTVVHAHDEQNECAVGDRISIMETRPLSKLKRFRVVKVLHKAPVID
- the rpsH gene encoding 30S ribosomal protein S8; amino-acid sequence: MSDPISNFLTVIRNAYRANKETCDTRYSKIHLSIAEILKEEGYLRNVEKIDEDGKQYIRLSLKYVDETPAVTGIKRVSTPGRRLYFQSRDIPRTLGGLGVGILTTSRGILKDRDARRQNVGGEMICAIW
- the rpmC gene encoding 50S ribosomal protein L29 encodes the protein MALNAKEVAELSLAEIEKKIRDTRHELLELRLRKKTGQLEKSHLLKELRRDVARLETFATSKKKEAVASA
- the rpsE gene encoding 30S ribosomal protein S5, whose amino-acid sequence is MSEEENKATPEQEAPQISVPSIEESSPEDIVASKPGSKERQSAVIGKVDRPTPPPSNRRGGHRRGGNRSRFGAQKREEEDSGLFEKVVHINRCAKVVAGGRRFSFSALVVVGDKEGNVGVGYGKAKEVPECIRKGTEQAKKNMAPVAVKNNTIPHEVLGEHDGGRIMLRPAVPGTGVIAGGGVRAVLEAAGIKDVLSKSLRSNNPGAMVFATLDALNQLRTREMIQAIRKA
- the rplE gene encoding 50S ribosomal protein L5, with the translated sequence MEKAYLQQYYTDKVVPDLMKSRGYTNVHQVPQIEKIVINSGFSATAEKGQIEEIVRDITTISGQKVVVTKARKSVSNFKLREGMPVGVMVTLRGRQMYEFLYRLLAVALPGIRDFRGVRDRLDGNGNYTLGITDHSIFPEIHGDGSKYTIGMDICITTTAGSDEEGRELLSMLGMPFRKRSTAATANA
- the rplX gene encoding 50S ribosomal protein L24 codes for the protein MKTFIKAGEEVVVIAGNGRGTRGKVMQVYPKAGRVLVEGVNKRKHHERKTQENPEGAITERENPIHISNVMPASRYSEKVEGKNK
- the rplN gene encoding 50S ribosomal protein L14 codes for the protein MIQMLSAVKVADNTGAKTAKMIRRLGQLKKTAGVGDEIVVHIRESSPDATVKKGTVCRAVIVRTRAPIRRKDGSYLRFDSNAVVLITPEGQPRGSRVYGPIARELRQKKYMKIISLAPEVL
- the rplR gene encoding 50S ribosomal protein L18, encoding MKTVKQKIMLRQKRVWRIRKKVSGTAERPRLCVSFTNKHIYAQAIDDEAGKSLVTISSLGKDLKGEKLSANRESAVRIGKAFAEKAKAAGVSQVVFDRHGRPYHGRVKEFAEAVREGGIQF
- the rpsN gene encoding 30S ribosomal protein S14, producing the protein MAKKAMIERNKKRERMVAQYAAKRAELKRILSDPGTSDDEFYVAQRKLTKLPKNSNPIRLRNRCSVTGRPRAYLRKYGVSRITFRELATQGKIPGVTKSSW
- the rplF gene encoding 50S ribosomal protein L6, whose amino-acid sequence is MSRIGKLPVTIPEKVEVKIENGSTIQVKGPKGSLTKSFNPKVISIKESDGSIVVEPVSKSREARAMYGTARSLINGMVEGVTKGFEKNLTISGVGFKANVEGNKLDLALGYSHPIKHPIPEGLTVTVQDQTKVKVVGYDKQVVGEFAARVKKFFPAEPYKGKGVSIDGEYVRRKEGKKAG